The Opitutales bacterium ASA1 genome window below encodes:
- a CDS encoding 1,4-dihydroxy-2-naphthoate polyprenyltransferase: MLQDTIRPWIEATRPKTLPAAVIPVLVGTALAYEAGVVHWVPVLACLLFALLVQVGANFANDYADFEKGADTAARLGPRRAVASGAISVAAMRRGTFVVLVLAFACGMILVWWRGWELLPVGLLSLLFAWAYTGGPYPLAYHGLGDVFVFLFFGLVAVCGTYYVLVGKLTLFVLDAAVPVGLLATNILVVNNCRDIVTDERAGKHTLVVRYGRQFGRRQYGVVLAVAAAVPIIVGVYRERYWLAAASVVLLAGIPLWRTLCATRDGDVLNGVLARTAGLLLVFGVVWAGLLAFARG; this comes from the coding sequence ATGCTGCAAGACACGATCCGTCCATGGATCGAAGCCACTCGCCCCAAGACGCTTCCGGCCGCCGTCATTCCCGTTCTCGTCGGCACTGCGCTCGCCTACGAGGCGGGGGTTGTCCACTGGGTTCCGGTGCTCGCCTGTCTTTTGTTCGCACTGCTCGTGCAGGTCGGGGCGAACTTCGCGAACGATTATGCCGACTTCGAGAAAGGGGCCGACACCGCGGCGCGACTCGGCCCTAGAAGGGCGGTCGCATCGGGAGCGATCTCGGTCGCCGCAATGAGGCGTGGCACCTTCGTGGTGCTCGTTCTGGCGTTCGCGTGCGGGATGATTCTCGTATGGTGGCGGGGCTGGGAGTTGTTGCCGGTCGGGTTGCTCAGTCTGCTGTTCGCTTGGGCCTACACGGGTGGGCCGTATCCACTCGCGTATCACGGGTTGGGCGACGTGTTCGTGTTCCTGTTCTTCGGTCTCGTGGCGGTCTGTGGCACCTACTACGTGCTCGTGGGTAAACTCACTTTGTTCGTGTTGGACGCCGCGGTGCCGGTGGGCTTGCTGGCGACGAACATCCTCGTCGTGAACAACTGCCGAGACATCGTCACGGACGAGCGGGCGGGGAAGCACACCTTGGTCGTCCGATACGGGCGGCAGTTCGGTCGGCGCCAGTACGGCGTCGTGTTGGCGGTCGCGGCCGCGGTGCCCATCATCGTGGGCGTGTATCGGGAACGTTATTGGTTGGCGGCGGCGAGCGTCGTTCTGTTGGCCGGAATCCCGCTGTGGCGAACGCTGTGTGCCACGCGCGACGGCGATGTCCTCAACGGCGTACTCGCGCGGACCGCCGGCCTTCTTTTAGTGTTCGGGGTGGTTTGGGCGGGATTGCTTGCGTTCGCTCGGGGCTGA
- the eno gene encoding phosphopyruvate hydratase: MSTSIVDIKAREILDSRGNPTIEVDVELACGVIGRAAVPSGASTGEHEALELRDGSLTAKQMPKGIDGKKRYLGKGVLKAVENVHALIAPELEGLDACDQVLVDKTMLALDGTSTKSKLGANAILGVSLATAHAAAEASGLPLYKYIGGPNAKVLPVPMMNIMNGGAHSDAPIDFQEFMIMPKGASSFREALRMGAEIFHSLKKVLKDKGLATAVGDEGGFAPKLESTTAALDAIALAVKNAGYKLGKEIFLALDVASSEFYDRKTDKYTFKKSDGRVLTGDEMVEFYRELCAKYPIVSIEDGCAESDWTTWKKLTDAIGDKVQLVGDDLFVTNTAFLKKGIDTGTANSILVKVNQIGSLTETLDAVEMAKEANYTAVISHRSGETEDVTIADIAVATNAGQIKTGSLCRTDRVAKYNQLLRIEEELGSTAIYGGKMR; this comes from the coding sequence ATGAGTACTAGCATCGTAGACATCAAAGCCCGCGAGATTCTCGATTCGCGCGGCAACCCGACGATCGAAGTCGATGTCGAGCTCGCGTGCGGCGTCATCGGCCGTGCCGCAGTTCCGTCCGGCGCCAGCACCGGCGAACACGAAGCCCTCGAGCTGCGCGACGGCAGCCTCACCGCCAAGCAGATGCCCAAGGGTATCGACGGCAAGAAACGCTACCTCGGCAAAGGCGTGCTCAAGGCCGTGGAAAACGTCCACGCCCTCATCGCACCCGAGCTCGAAGGGCTCGACGCCTGCGATCAGGTCTTGGTCGACAAGACCATGCTCGCCCTCGACGGCACCTCGACGAAGAGCAAGCTCGGAGCCAACGCCATCCTAGGCGTCTCCCTCGCCACGGCCCACGCCGCCGCCGAGGCAAGCGGCCTCCCGCTCTACAAGTACATCGGCGGACCCAACGCCAAGGTGCTCCCCGTCCCCATGATGAACATCATGAACGGCGGCGCCCATTCCGACGCACCGATCGACTTCCAAGAGTTCATGATCATGCCGAAGGGTGCCTCGAGCTTCCGTGAAGCCCTCCGCATGGGTGCCGAGATCTTTCACTCGCTCAAGAAGGTCCTCAAAGACAAGGGCCTCGCCACCGCCGTCGGCGACGAAGGCGGGTTCGCCCCGAAGCTCGAGTCGACCACGGCCGCGCTCGACGCCATCGCCCTCGCGGTGAAGAACGCCGGCTACAAGCTCGGCAAGGAGATCTTCCTCGCCCTCGACGTCGCTTCCTCGGAGTTCTACGACCGCAAGACCGACAAGTACACGTTCAAGAAGTCCGACGGACGGGTCCTCACCGGCGACGAGATGGTGGAGTTCTACCGCGAGCTCTGCGCCAAGTATCCGATCGTCTCGATCGAAGACGGCTGCGCCGAGAGCGACTGGACCACTTGGAAGAAGCTCACCGATGCCATCGGCGACAAGGTCCAGCTCGTCGGCGACGACCTCTTCGTCACCAACACCGCCTTCCTCAAGAAAGGCATCGATACCGGCACCGCCAATTCGATCCTCGTCAAGGTCAACCAAATCGGCTCGCTCACCGAGACGCTCGACGCCGTCGAGATGGCCAAGGAGGCGAACTACACCGCCGTCATCTCCCACCGCTCCGGCGAAACGGAAGACGTGACGATCGCGGACATCGCCGTCGCCACCAACGCCGGCCAGATCAAGACCGGTTCGCTCTGCCGGACCGACCGCGTGGCGAAGTACAACCAACTCCTCCGCATCGAAGAAGAGTTGGGGTCCACCGCGATCTACGGCGGCAAGATGCGCTGA
- the uvrA_1 gene encoding excinuclease ABC subunit UvrA translates to MPHGLDVPLPSVAQPESIRLRGVRQNNLKGFDLDLPLGRYIVVTGLSGAGKSSLVFETLHAEGQRRYVETFSAYTRQFLDLLAKPKVDRVENIRPSIAIEQTNTVKTSRSTVGTMTELCDFFKVWFARVAELIDPATGKVVHDDDPRTILRKASTAFHGRTVLVAFEIARPDKIAWREIIDNVLGQGYSRAVVRGRGVVRLDALDPAVVETIAATTATPIEGPLFCVVQDRVVVSESQSRRFLEATETALHFGQGHVLLLEENGAVLERFCRGLRSPHTGRVFRPAQPGMFSFNSPLGACPKCRGFGRVIEIDHRLAIPDTSLSIRDGAIKAFEGQVYSESRNDLVRAARRLGIRTDVPFRDLDERERELVMFGEPRYREQKARGESYDYESGLWYGLKGFFDWLETNTYKMHVRVFLSRFRAYVDCPECIGARLQPESLCWHWHGRTLPDLYRLPIDELHALLREHGQLEAPSADLSRRPAMLAFESILARLRYLETVGLGYLTLDRPSRTLSGGEVERVNLTSCLGTSLVDTLFVLDEPSVGLHARDIDRLVGIIRTLTDSGNTVVVVEHDEAMIRAADHVIEVGPRPGRGGGEIVFQGSVREMLASHGSVTGACFSGRIRIPTPTHRRSVAADSPCLRVRGASKHNLRELDIDVPLRRFVCLSGVSGSGKSTLLDSVIHQGWLAARGAVVEDPARITSIASDLPLGELVMVDQSPVSRTPRSNAAVYSEAWDDIRELFARTPEALAQGMTASTFSFNAGDGRCAHCQGLGYERVEMQFLSDVFIPCPVCDGKRFKDEVLAVRWNEHSIAEVLDLTVADAMRAFEGHPKIHRRLAALADVGLDYITLGQPLNTLSGGESQRLKLVKYLGAVEAGGALLLLDEPTTGLHRHDVGRLLAVLQTLVDHGHSLVVIEHNTDVLRAADWIIEVGPEAGAAGGRIVAVGTPETVADSRTATAPYLRAALDARSEAESPVVLAAAEEPVPFGLAASSRSGALTITGARENNLRDLSLEIPHRELSVVTGISGSGKSTLAFDIVFAEGQRRFMESMSPYARQFVEQLPRPDIDRLTGIPPTVSIEQRVTRGSRKSTVATITEVAQYLRLLYARIGVQHNPATGKPVLPQTQDELAKLLHRMLATPTARKARSILLLAPLVRGRKGHHRPLADWAAEHGYERLRVDGRVILTDDFEKLDRYREHDIEAVVADLRPIRDEPRELATRLREALDLGRGSCFLLADSTRNLGWLSTTRTDAVTGEAFPELDPKHFSFNSPKGWCPACRGHGRIYPWMLQTDEDEELPPELADLAHALDPDDLENIHAAPCPECAGTRLNRVSRAVKLPLRNGTWLSLPELTAAEPAELLRHLRTLKLDTRGKLIVADIVPQVEERLRFLERVGLGYLTLDRATETLSGGEAQRIRLAAQLGTNLAGVLYVLDEPSIGLHARDNDRLLDALLELRDKGNTLLVVEHDEAVMARADRIIDLGPGAGVNGGRLLANGTLAEIKANPESLTGRCLAHPIPHPLRGSYRTPPPASRTGIRKTTTKSCEWMELTGARLRNLREVDLRIPLGRLVMVSGVSGAGKSTLVRDLLHPAVAHAVKAKKARLSGREFARSGAPGFGRSAAAPFDELRGAHVFRSVIEVDQSPIGKTPRSTPATYLGSFDLVRQFFAGLPESKIHGYGPGRFSFNTAGGRCETCQGAGRIKLEMSFMPETYLPCEACHGTRYGPELSDIRWKGKSIADVLAMSFDEAVGFFDFHSRLHETMRLMVETGLGYLTLGQSSPTLSGGEAQRLKLVTELTRGLQSFTERTRGEQPRNLYILEEPTVGLHLSDCEKLVHLLHRLVDQGHTVVVIEHHLDLLAEADYIVEVGPEAGPAGGRIVYQGALDGLLKSKRSVTAEYLRTHLRR, encoded by the coding sequence ATGCCGCACGGTCTCGACGTGCCTCTCCCTTCCGTCGCGCAACCCGAATCCATCCGTCTCCGCGGTGTCCGCCAAAACAACCTCAAAGGATTCGACCTCGATCTTCCTCTCGGTCGCTACATCGTCGTCACCGGCCTGAGTGGTGCCGGGAAGTCTTCGCTCGTTTTCGAGACGCTCCATGCCGAAGGCCAACGGCGCTACGTGGAAACCTTCAGCGCCTACACGCGGCAGTTCCTCGATCTGCTCGCCAAGCCGAAGGTCGACCGCGTGGAGAACATCCGTCCTTCGATCGCGATCGAACAGACGAACACGGTGAAGACCTCGCGCTCGACCGTCGGTACGATGACGGAACTCTGCGACTTCTTCAAAGTGTGGTTCGCGCGAGTCGCCGAACTGATCGACCCGGCCACCGGCAAGGTCGTCCACGACGACGACCCACGCACAATCTTGCGCAAGGCCTCGACCGCCTTTCACGGACGCACCGTGCTCGTGGCGTTCGAGATCGCGCGACCCGACAAGATCGCATGGCGGGAGATCATCGACAATGTGCTCGGCCAAGGCTACTCGCGCGCCGTCGTCCGCGGTCGAGGCGTCGTGCGTCTGGATGCGCTCGATCCGGCCGTGGTGGAGACGATCGCCGCCACAACCGCGACTCCGATCGAAGGGCCGCTGTTCTGCGTCGTCCAAGATCGCGTCGTCGTGAGCGAAAGCCAAAGCCGGCGATTTCTCGAGGCTACCGAAACCGCCCTGCACTTCGGTCAAGGACACGTGCTGCTTCTCGAGGAGAACGGTGCCGTGCTCGAGCGTTTTTGTCGCGGGCTGCGTTCCCCACACACCGGACGCGTGTTTCGCCCTGCGCAGCCGGGCATGTTTTCGTTCAACTCCCCTCTCGGCGCTTGCCCGAAGTGCCGCGGCTTCGGGCGCGTGATCGAGATCGACCATCGTCTTGCGATTCCGGATACGTCGCTGAGCATCCGCGACGGCGCGATCAAGGCGTTCGAGGGGCAGGTCTACAGCGAGTCTCGCAACGATCTCGTCCGCGCGGCGAGACGTCTCGGCATCCGCACCGACGTTCCCTTCCGCGACCTCGACGAACGCGAGCGAGAACTCGTGATGTTCGGCGAACCACGTTACCGCGAGCAAAAGGCACGCGGCGAGAGTTACGACTACGAGTCCGGTCTGTGGTACGGCCTGAAGGGGTTCTTCGACTGGTTGGAAACGAATACGTACAAGATGCACGTGCGCGTCTTCCTCTCTCGGTTTCGCGCCTATGTGGACTGTCCCGAATGCATCGGTGCGCGTCTGCAACCCGAGTCGCTCTGCTGGCATTGGCACGGCCGCACGTTGCCGGATCTCTACCGCTTGCCGATCGACGAACTACACGCCCTCTTGCGCGAACACGGCCAGCTCGAAGCTCCGTCCGCCGATTTGTCGCGACGGCCGGCGATGCTCGCGTTCGAGTCCATCCTCGCCCGACTGCGCTACCTGGAGACGGTCGGGCTCGGCTACCTCACGCTCGACCGCCCGTCGCGCACGCTCAGCGGTGGCGAAGTGGAGCGCGTCAACCTCACGTCGTGCCTCGGTACTTCCTTGGTGGATACGTTGTTCGTGCTCGACGAACCCTCCGTAGGGCTTCACGCCCGCGACATCGATCGGCTCGTGGGCATCATCCGCACACTCACCGATTCGGGCAACACGGTCGTGGTGGTCGAACACGATGAGGCGATGATTCGCGCCGCCGATCACGTGATCGAGGTCGGCCCGCGTCCTGGCCGCGGCGGAGGCGAGATCGTCTTCCAAGGTTCCGTGCGAGAGATGCTCGCCAGCCACGGCAGCGTCACGGGTGCGTGCTTCTCCGGCCGTATCCGGATTCCCACTCCGACGCATCGGCGCTCGGTCGCTGCCGACTCGCCGTGCCTTCGCGTCCGTGGCGCATCCAAACACAACCTGCGCGAACTCGATATCGACGTCCCGCTTCGCCGCTTCGTCTGCCTCAGCGGCGTGTCCGGTTCCGGCAAGTCGACTCTGCTCGACTCCGTGATTCATCAAGGCTGGCTCGCAGCTCGCGGCGCGGTCGTCGAAGATCCGGCACGGATCACATCGATCGCCAGCGACCTCCCGCTCGGCGAACTCGTCATGGTCGACCAATCGCCCGTGAGCCGCACCCCGCGCTCGAACGCCGCCGTCTATTCGGAAGCTTGGGACGACATCCGCGAACTCTTCGCCCGCACGCCCGAAGCGCTCGCGCAGGGCATGACCGCCTCCACGTTCTCCTTCAACGCCGGCGATGGTCGATGTGCACACTGCCAGGGCCTCGGATACGAGCGCGTCGAGATGCAGTTTTTGTCCGACGTCTTCATCCCCTGCCCCGTCTGCGATGGAAAACGCTTCAAGGACGAGGTTCTCGCCGTCCGCTGGAACGAACACTCGATCGCCGAAGTTCTCGATCTCACCGTGGCCGACGCCATGCGGGCGTTCGAAGGACATCCGAAGATCCACCGTCGCCTCGCCGCTCTCGCGGACGTCGGTCTCGACTACATCACGCTCGGTCAACCGCTCAACACGCTCTCCGGCGGCGAATCGCAGCGCCTGAAGCTCGTGAAGTATCTCGGCGCTGTCGAGGCCGGCGGCGCGCTCCTGCTCCTCGACGAACCGACCACCGGTCTGCACCGACACGACGTCGGACGGCTGCTCGCCGTCCTCCAGACGCTGGTCGACCACGGTCACAGCCTCGTCGTAATCGAACACAACACCGACGTCCTCCGCGCCGCCGACTGGATCATCGAAGTGGGCCCCGAAGCCGGTGCCGCCGGCGGGCGTATCGTCGCCGTGGGTACACCCGAAACCGTCGCAGACTCGCGAACGGCGACCGCCCCCTATCTCCGTGCCGCGCTCGACGCGCGATCCGAAGCGGAATCACCCGTCGTGCTCGCCGCCGCCGAGGAACCCGTGCCCTTCGGCCTCGCCGCCTCTTCGCGATCCGGTGCCCTCACGATCACCGGCGCACGCGAAAACAATCTCCGGGATCTTTCGCTCGAGATTCCCCATCGCGAACTGTCGGTCGTTACAGGCATCTCCGGCTCGGGTAAGTCCACCTTGGCCTTCGACATCGTCTTTGCCGAGGGTCAGCGCCGGTTCATGGAGTCGATGTCGCCCTACGCACGTCAGTTCGTCGAACAACTCCCGCGCCCCGACATCGACCGACTCACGGGCATTCCCCCGACCGTCTCGATCGAACAGCGCGTGACTCGGGGCAGTCGCAAATCGACGGTCGCGACGATCACCGAAGTCGCTCAATACCTCCGACTCCTCTACGCTCGAATCGGCGTGCAACACAACCCCGCCACCGGAAAGCCCGTGCTTCCGCAAACGCAGGACGAACTCGCGAAACTCCTGCATCGAATGCTCGCGACTCCCACCGCCCGCAAGGCCCGTAGTATCCTCCTGCTCGCACCACTCGTCCGCGGGCGCAAGGGTCACCACCGACCGCTCGCCGACTGGGCTGCCGAGCACGGTTACGAACGTCTCCGCGTCGATGGTCGCGTGATTCTCACCGACGACTTCGAGAAACTGGATCGCTACCGCGAGCACGACATCGAGGCCGTCGTCGCCGATCTCCGACCGATCCGCGACGAACCTCGCGAACTCGCCACTCGCCTTCGCGAAGCCCTCGACCTCGGACGCGGCTCCTGCTTCCTTCTCGCCGATTCCACGCGCAACCTAGGCTGGCTTTCCACGACGCGAACGGACGCCGTCACGGGCGAAGCGTTTCCCGAACTCGACCCGAAGCACTTTTCGTTCAACTCGCCGAAAGGTTGGTGCCCGGCCTGTCGCGGCCATGGTCGCATCTACCCGTGGATGCTGCAGACCGACGAGGACGAGGAACTCCCGCCCGAACTCGCCGACCTCGCGCACGCACTCGACCCCGACGATCTCGAAAACATCCACGCCGCACCGTGCCCCGAGTGTGCGGGCACGCGCCTCAACCGCGTCAGTCGCGCCGTGAAGCTGCCGTTGCGCAACGGCACCTGGCTCTCGCTGCCCGAACTCACCGCCGCGGAACCCGCGGAGTTGCTGCGCCACCTGCGTACCCTGAAACTCGATACACGCGGCAAACTGATCGTGGCCGACATCGTCCCGCAGGTCGAAGAACGTCTCCGCTTCCTCGAGCGCGTCGGTCTCGGCTACCTCACGCTCGACCGCGCCACCGAGACGCTCTCGGGCGGCGAAGCCCAACGCATCCGCCTCGCCGCGCAGCTCGGCACCAACCTCGCCGGAGTACTCTACGTGCTCGACGAACCCAGCATCGGTTTGCACGCCCGCGACAACGACCGCCTCCTCGACGCCCTCCTCGAGCTGCGCGACAAGGGCAACACGCTCCTCGTGGTGGAACACGACGAAGCCGTCATGGCCCGCGCCGACCGCATCATCGACCTCGGCCCGGGCGCCGGCGTCAACGGCGGCAGACTCCTCGCCAACGGCACCCTCGCCGAGATCAAGGCCAACCCCGAGTCGCTCACCGGTCGTTGTCTCGCCCACCCCATCCCGCATCCGCTCCGTGGCTCGTACCGCACTCCGCCACCTGCATCTCGAACCGGTATCCGCAAAACCACGACGAAATCCTGCGAATGGATGGAGTTGACGGGCGCACGCCTGCGCAATCTCCGCGAAGTGGATTTGCGGATACCGCTCGGTCGGCTCGTGATGGTTTCGGGCGTCTCCGGCGCGGGCAAGTCGACGCTCGTCCGCGATCTCTTGCATCCCGCCGTCGCCCACGCGGTGAAGGCGAAGAAGGCGCGCCTTTCGGGCCGCGAGTTCGCGCGCTCCGGTGCCCCCGGGTTCGGCAGATCGGCGGCGGCTCCCTTCGACGAACTGCGCGGAGCACACGTGTTCCGCTCGGTCATCGAGGTCGACCAATCGCCCATCGGCAAGACGCCGCGCTCCACGCCCGCGACCTACCTCGGTTCGTTCGACCTCGTCCGCCAGTTCTTCGCCGGACTGCCCGAGTCCAAGATCCATGGATACGGCCCGGGTCGGTTCTCGTTCAACACCGCCGGAGGTCGCTGCGAGACCTGCCAGGGCGCAGGTCGCATCAAACTCGAGATGAGCTTCATGCCCGAGACCTACCTGCCGTGTGAGGCTTGCCACGGCACGCGCTACGGACCGGAACTCTCCGACATCCGATGGAAGGGCAAATCCATCGCCGACGTGCTCGCGATGAGCTTCGACGAAGCCGTGGGTTTCTTCGACTTCCACAGTCGTCTGCACGAGACGATGCGACTCATGGTCGAAACCGGACTCGGCTATCTCACGTTGGGGCAGAGCAGCCCGACGCTCTCCGGCGGCGAGGCGCAGCGACTGAAGCTCGTGACCGAGCTGACCCGCGGTCTGCAATCGTTCACCGAACGCACACGCGGCGAACAACCGCGCAACCTCTACATCCTCGAAGAGCCGACCGTCGGTCTCCATCTCAGCGATTGCGAGAAACTCGTCCACCTGCTCCATCGCCTCGTCGACCAAGGCCACACGGTCGTCGTGATCGAACACCACCTCGATCTCCTCGCCGAGGCCGACTACATCGTCGAAGTCGGTCCCGAAGCCGGCCCCGCGGGTGGGCGCATCGTGTATCAAGGCGCGTTGGACGGGTTGTTGAAGTCGAAACGCAGCGTCACCGCCGAGTATCTGCGCACCCACCTCCGGCGCTGA